Genomic segment of Hippocampus zosterae strain Florida chromosome 12, ASM2543408v3, whole genome shotgun sequence:
agtaCAAAACATACCAGGTCCACTttggtgtcacttttttttttggggggggggggggggttataatcATATTTGTCCTAATAGTACccgataggaaaaaaaataatattgcaaaactaaaagttgcattttttaagggggggggtaGTATTAGCAGTGTTTTAAGGAGATAATATAACTAAAATTAAGGTAAAAAAAGGAATAGAGATGGGGGGAGGGCAAGTAAAAAAATGCACCTCTGATCAAATTTTACTTGAAAACAATCCGCCTCATAATATTCCGACTTTATTTTCATGGTATCTAATTCTCTTTCTCGTGCGTCTCCGATGCTTATCGGTAGTAACCGTGTACGATAACGTATTGCCAATTCACACCAACGGCATTTACGGACACCTTTTGAGTCGCCCCtttcacaatgtcccatcattGTTGTCTTTGTGTTAGCAGTCTGTGTGGAAGGTTGCGACTTGGAAAGGGGGGCTGAATCAAACCgggggaaattttttttttgcctattttTAAAAGCCATAATATCGACCGGCCAATTAACTGCCAGACTCTGGTCATTCTGACTTGACTGGACATCGACAGCGTTGATTCCAAACTTAGCTTTGAACCGTTTTATCTGAGACTTGAAAACCGACAAAAAGATCCAATGAGTCTTACAATTATGACTGATCaacagtgtgaaaggggctaaTGTCCGTCCGAGGCGGGCCTTCGGTCAGATCCCGGTTCTCGGACTTCCGGGCCTGGCAGCGTTCCTGACAACGGTGCCTCCTATTGGTCGCTCTTGAGTCCGCGAATGGAGAGGTCGTAGACCACCTCCTCGATCTTCTTGACGTCGTACTTGAGGCCGTCGTAGCGTTTACGCAGGGGGTCGTTCTTCAGGTTGAGCAGGCGGAAGCCCGAGTCCAGGTCGTTGATGAAGTTGGAGATGCGCAGCGGGCGGTTGTAGTCGCCTGCCGTCACGCTGTTAACTGCCAAGCGCGACTGGCCAGGAAGTCGGAGGAACCAAAATTAAAGCCGCGATGAGGGTGCCCCTGGCAGTCAAAGACTGAGTACGTTTTTAAGTTTATATTTTATCATATATCCTTGAAGGCCTAATTTTGAAGGGGCAATGGGCAAAATTTGGTTCAAAGTTCGTCATTTTAAAAAACCTGCTATTAATTTCAATAATCTGCAATTATATTACAAAGGGGGCACCTCCTCTTTCCAGGAGGCTGCCATGTTTGTTGCTTGGACCTCTGCTAAAGAAATTTGTGGTCGGCTTGCAAAGTGTGGTCTCTCTTTGATGCACCAGACTGCGAGTGCTTCGAAATGCACGCACCGTTCGAGATTATGTCGTTGCATTCTATaaattcaccactagatggcacgaAATTCTTCACACTGTCCCTTTCAGCAGATTGTTCAAGGTTTCCATTTTGAACACATGTAGAATCAAAACtgtattctattttttaatacattataTAAAATGTTCAGCTTTTTGCTGTATAGTTAAATAGTATgatgtggaaaaataaataaatataaaataagacCTAATGATGCAATAGTAAGTTTGTtactggataaaaaaaaagcaccatatGTAATCAACTAAAGAAATACAAACATTAAAATCCAAAAAGTATAACTACCTGTTTATTTTACTAGCAAACTGCTaggatttattaaaaactgaacttGATTGCCCCCTGCAGCTGGGAAGACGTAAACGCAAGTCAAGTTGATTACACCGAGCGTGTGCCGACTAATCTGATTTACTGGGCCTCTAATTTATGCTGAATATGCAAATGAGTTATGTCTATGCAAATTGAGCTTTTAAATGACTCACCAGTTCACTGGCCATAATCAGCACACCCGCCAGATAGTCCTCCACATCCAGATGGAAGCCTTTGTCGCGCACCACCTCaactggaacacacacacacaatgagggTGTGTGCCATGACGACGATGGCAACAACACGTACGGACAGACAGGCAAACGTGTACCTACTGTCCAGAATTTGTGCCACCTCCTCGCGGGTCACAAGGGCCTCACTTTCCAGGTAGACCACAAAAGCTGCCAGGAAGGTCAAACGCTGCAAGACGAAGCGCCAGTGCTCGTGAAACCTGttgtaaagtaaaaaatgtgggTCCCTGGTGTGATAACAGTCCAGACCCACGCACCTAACACAAGCTTTGCTTACACAAATTGTTTTGAATCAAAATATGATGCGAAGCATTTTTATCACTAAATCCTGTTTTAATGGCACCGTATTGTGTTCACATGCGAAAATATATCCTCTTAAACCCACAAACAATTATAGCCTTTCTTTTAAAACGTTAATTTTCATAGACTAACAGACTGCGTGCAGACACTTGAATGGTGGTCTATGTACCTGTAATATTGGTCCACAGGGAACTTTGTCTTCAAGTCGGCAATGTGGGTCCGGACTGTGCCAAACAATTCTCTGGCCTTTGTGCACTTATCAGGGACTGTTAGgagacaaaataaatataattcatATTTGGAGGAAGGGTGGAGGGGGGAATACCTTGAGCTCCAATTTTAACAAAAACTGATGTTGGTGTTATTAACACATCGAAatgaattaatggcatttccactcATTTCAAATGGGAAAGGATATAATTTTTATACCTCTCGATTAATGGTAGATATGAAACAGGGAAGCAGAATACGTACTGTCTTTGAATCCAGACGGCTGGTGGACACTTTGGACAACAGTGAGGATTTCTCTGGCGGTCTGCTCCAGCACCTGCACCACTTTGCGGATTTCCTATCGATGAAAACGCATCACAAATGTTGAAAGCAGCTAAACACACGTCACACGGCGGCTAACTGGCTAGCTCTTAAGAATTAGCCGTTAGCTCGCAGCCTAAACATGACACGGTTCTTTTTCTTACCTCTCGGACGTCTTGGTCGGCGCTCAAGAAGCCCTGGATGTAGGAAAACATGTCGCTGACCGACATGACGGAGCTCTGTTATTAGCTACACACACGCAACGAACCTTTTACTTAATTACTTTAAATGGCGCTGTTTAAAACATAAGACAGTACCCGCGAAACGCCACTTCTGCGCATGCGCTTTCACCCAGAGGCGCTGAGAGATGGCGTCATATAACAAAACGATTATTATCGGGGTTTATTTTAATTGCAAGAGCAAAAACAGGCAACCCGAAATCAAGTCTCAACTCACCTTTAATGGATTTTCTTCTCAGAATGTTTATTTTGACACATCACTTGAAaaagaatgttttaaaaataatttgatgtaCATCTTCTTTCTAAACCCAGTGCTAGAAACAAGAAAGCTCTCAAAAACGTCATACATGGTCTTActttttatttaataaagctCGAACTTCTGACAAATTAATGCAATTGATCACCCCCCAAAAGTACAATACCGATGTTGTCTTCAGTGGCAGTTCGTATTTTTGGAACATTAGCTGGCGCAGGCTCGTCGTCACATTCTTACCACAAACGCgcacatatatccatccatccattacttGAAACCGCTTTATCGtaacgctggagcctatctcatcTGTCTTCGCccaatatatataaatgtggGGATAAACGTGGACAGGGGAAAATGACGTCTTATTGTGGAAGTATTAGATTTCCTACGGTACCCTAAATGCACCGCCGTCTGACTCCAGTCGCTTGTTGCTTGTGACACCCCAGTCAGACTGACTCAAGAAAGTCTGTCAACTCCTGCTGCTGATTATTCCCGCCTCGTTGTGTGTTTTGGGACGAAAAAAATCAATGCCTCTCGCCACTTTCTACATTTATTAAATCCCCTcttgagatggaaaaaaactcCGCAGAAGATGAATGcgtggattcgggagcagaaACTGCAGGGTGAGTAGcaaaaaagaggaggagaaggcgaAATCACTACCAGATGCTCTACTACACATGACAAAATGTATAATATACATGAGACATACGTGCGGGAAGTCACATGATTTTGACCTACTTGTGTTGTTAAAACGAATGTTTTTTTCAGATATTAACAAATGGACCTCACGAGTGGTATGTAGCTGTTGTTCTAACCCCAAACAAACTAGAATGAATAATCATAtgagatccaaaaaaaaaaaaagaaaaaatgacattgcttTTCATGAAGTCATTTATTTCCCTGCACGGAAATTACAATGAAATCCGTCCATCCAAAGGCGCTACTTTTGTCCATTCAAAGCGAGAAGCGCCTTTTTCCCCTCACTGGTTTTTAAATGATAATTAAGTGAGtgagggtaaaaaaaagaaaagaaaaatatttttgagatcATCACAggccttaaaaataataataaaatactacTCCTTGAATgtgattttatgttatttttttaatttctcgaTTTTAAAATTGATTGTAGTAAACATAATATCATCGTTCAAGTGGTTAAAAGAAATCCCACCAAATATAAACGACATTGCCCCTGTgttgtattggatctcatcaGATTACCTAATATTGTGGTAGATTAGATGCATATTGAGTAATCCAGATGACAGTGTGGATTAACATGTTCACTTTTCTATTAGCCGcccgtgtgtgtctgcgtgtctgTGTGGTAACGTCATCCCTGAGCCGCCTGCCTAATCTGTACCCGCATCGTGTCCATCGCAATTAaggaatccccccccctccccctaaatGGGATTAATGTCAGGGTGACTGGATGAAATGGCATCGCACTGTAGTTTACCACGGAATGTGAGAAACAAACGGGTGAAAACGTCAATGAGATGGAATGGGGTTACAAATACATGACAGGAGTAGCTCCTTTGGCAAGCTTCCTGTCAAAACAGCATTTTTCCACATTGCTGTTCTGTCTAAAGAGCCCGGGAATTTCTCGCCAGAGTCAAACTGTGTCTCTGCATTTGGGAGGTGATACCTCATCCCGGGAGCCAAAGTTGGAGCGAAGGCGGGAAAGCGGGAAGCACATCAATCCTGAAATGGATCCCTGCTTTTCTCatcttttatttgcattttggggACAATTTTGGATGGAGCAGCTTGAATGTTTAATGACAGGCGAGACTATTCCAGAGACGGGACCACACAGGAACTGAATATTTTGGATTTCAAAGCCTGCCCTTGTTTCAGAGcctcttccaaaaaaaagtggtgtgttgtttttttttttgctggtggcCATTATTGTCTTTGGACGTTGCCGACCGGCTCACTAAATTGCTTCGCTGTGCTCCAAATTGTCAGTTTGATGTCTTTTTATTGTCGTTTTTTCCCTCTCCGCATCCTTCCCGTGCTCCATTTTATGGTTAGTGGCGTCTACGGACAGGAGGGAGTAAATCATCGAGTGAAAAAGCCCCTCAAAGGCATCGCGCCGTCCGCTCTGACATTGGCTGGCGACCTTTCCATTGTTTGTCTTTATGCCCTGACAACGACTGCCGACCTTTCCGGGATGGAACCCGCTTCACACTCTCTCTCCTTCCGTTTCCTGCGCCATTTACGCAAAACCCATCCTTGCATTCCGATAATTGGGTCGCGAGGGTGACAATTGCTTTCCACGCGGTGGCTCCGTAATCAGTGCACTTGAATGAATGGTCAAAAATGTACATTGATTTGAACAAAGGGTTGGGGTAAAAAGTCGAGCTTGATTTGGGCAAACGTTTAGATTAGTGGGGGCCAAGGATTTAGCtaaaagtttatttttgtcttgagaatattttcaggaaaaaaaagttgaggtgTGCTTTTGATTGACAACCCATTTAATAGAAACGctctctttttctccttcatCCTCTGCAGGTCAGATTACAGTCCCTTGTCATCTACTAGCAGTAAGTacaacacgcaaacacacaagcaAGTCATTAAACCACAAGCCATTACTTCcttatggggtggggggggggggggggttgattggtGCTCCCTGTAATTAATCCCCCTCAATGACATCAGTGGAAGTGTGACGGTGTGAGCAGGCCCACTCGTCAGTTTTGTGGGTCACGATGAGGATTAGAGCCAATAGCGGTTTGTTAATCTGCAACACAGGAAgttctactgtgtgtgtgtgtgtgtgtgtgtgtgtgtgtctcacatgGCCATGCAGCTAACTAGCAAAATACGGTTAATTATCACTAAAATAGCCGAAGCAGCAGCTCGTCGTGATATCTGGATCGGTCGAGTGTTACCATGGTTACAAGGAGCATCCTTGCGCCCTCCTTGAGTTTCGATCTATATTAAGGGTTAGGATTAGACAAACTTTTGAGGCAAAGGTTTAAGAAGAACTGGGCAGAAGGTTTGAGGAAAAGTACAGATTGGATTAGGAACGCGTTAGGGTGAAGGTTTAGAAGGCTTGAGGCAAAAAGCTTGAATAGAATTGGCGAAAAGTTTTGAGGGGTTTGCTCAAATATTGGGGAAAAAGAGGTTTCCCTCACTCTGAAGCAGCCAAACTTCAGATCGATAGGATTGGactcaaataaataattgtaataataacaaaaataatgataataattcaATATGAGCAAGTTTTGCTCAAGATTTGATTGGTTTGGCAAAGGCACACCGAGATACTCAACGGACTCAGAATGTATATGCGCCAATACATACAGATAGTTACTCatggagcacacacacacacacacacacacacacacacacacacacacacagacacacacacacacacagagttcctCTTAGCTGGCATTGTGTTTAATGTGCGTTCTTTTCATATGACATCATGAGCTGTGCCAGAAGTGAGCCGCAGTTTTAAAAAGACGGATTGCACCTGAATGCATCCCAGCTGTGGTGGTGGGAAACATTCCTGCACTAATAAAACTCCTAATGGCACTAATGAGGCTCCTCACGGGAGACCCCTCCcgaccccacccccatcccacgcacccccccccccccccacccccacgtggGCCTCTCACCAGAGAGGGTAAAAAACTGAACACAACTCGGGGACTTGATTTAAGAGTACTGTTGTGTGTTTGGACTGTCTTCATTAAGGCCAAAAGAAGACCCTGGTAAGGGAGTAGTACCTGAAAAAGCTCCACAGCACgtcaaaaaaaagattgatgggGAAGTTTGAACCAAAATTTGGGGtatacattcatcttccgagccgcttgatcctcactagggtcgcggggggtactggagcccatcccagccgtctccgggcagtaggcaggggacaccctgaatcggttgccagccaatcgcagggcacacagagacgaacgaccatccacactcacactcacaccgagggacaatttagagcgtttaaatcagcctgctatgcttgtttttggaatgtgggaggaaaccggagcacccggagaaaacccacgcaggcccggggagaacatgcaaactccacacagggaggccggagctggaatcgaacccggtacctctgcactgtgacgccgacgtgctaaccactggactaccgggccgccttggggtatacagtatgtttcaaTTGGTTTGGGCAAATTGTTTGGTGAGAACCGGCGACATGATCGGGTACAAGTTTGACGCAAAAGTTTcgaaagtaccaagaactaaaagtTTCCAAAACTAGGTGGAAATgccgattattatttttttttcgtcgtatAGGCGACGTTTGGATGGGCGACCTTCAGCGGGACCCCTTCCTGGTGAGCGTGCACCTGATCGCGGACCCGGGCGAGGGCGGTGTCCTTCAGCGGGCGGCAGACAGCGTGCTAGCGCGGCTCCACCCGGAACTGCAGCTCTTCAGGGTGTCGGAGCGCGCCGCCGCGTTCTGCGAGCGTCCCCGACCCAAGCACCACCACGGGTACCAAGGGGGGGCTCCCCAACCGGCACTGGCGGTCATTTTATTCCTCCGGGAGGGCAACGGTGGCGGCCAGGAGCTGGCGCATCCACCGTGGCGCTACCATCACAGCGAGGTGGTGAGCGGAGGACGGCGCTTGGGGGCGCCGACCACGCAGGATTTTTTCACGCTGGGGTCCGGCACCCCCTTGTGGGCTTTGAGGAGGGTGCGCTACGGTAAAGGGACCCTAAGGTTGACCCTGtactgttgccatgacaactacGCCCACACGGTGCGGTTGTACAAGCTTCTGCTGGGCCGCCGGCTGGCCCACAAAAAACACGACTTCTGCTTCCTGGTGGTCTACGCCAACCCCCACCTGGAGGTCCAGATGGCCTTCCGGAGGCTGCCCAGGGGGAGGCACCCGACCCCGCTGGACTCGTCGGCGGTGGAGGTGAGGGTGAGAGACGTGGGCGCCCTGGTGCCGCTCCTGCCCAACGCGTGCAGGCCCATCAGTGACGTGAGGTGGCAGACCCAAGACTACGACGGGAATAAAATTCTACTGCAGGTCAGAACCTGGTGTGAGGtctttcatttgcttttgtcttttcttctttgtggcCTTCTCCAGTTTTCTCTTCTCTGGTCTTCCCTTGCCTTTACATACTGTACCTGGTCTGGCTCCCAACTACTCGCTGGGATCCTCATCTTGGCTTCTTTCCTCTCGTTTCCTGCTCTTGTCTTCTTTTCTCATCCCGTCTCGTCTTGGCTAATTTGCTCTGATCTTGTCTTCTCTTGTTTCTTATTTACTTACTAGGAGATCAGTTTGGAAAGTTGAATCAGATTAAGCATCGGCCCACTAGCGCCATTAGAGGCTAACAAAGTGCTAATGTGTGCTGACAACcacgcttaactcattcactcccaaagacgtattgagacgtcttttcagacgtcacgcatttaatcccagctcctcattttataagGACTGGACTTGAAaatgccattttcagaccctttccgtttttttttgggtgtactGTTTAGGTGCAAGCTGCTCACCGGCGTCGTTGCCATCATCATCCCCCCCATCGGACGGCGCCCCGCCGCAAGGTCCTGCATCATCAGGCGTCCCTGCGCTCCCTCCCGTTATGCGGCGAGGACGACTCCTATCCTGAATGGTTCCATCCCTCGGAGGGCCAGGGGAGGGGCGTCCGCTCCGAGTCGCTTTACTCGCTGCCCAACCTTAGCTCTTCGCCGGGGCCCCCCAGCCGCTCCCTCCAGCAGAAGGCCTCCCTCGTCCCTCCCTTTCGCCTCAACGTGGACGCCCTGGTGGGCACCGAGGAGACGGATGTGGACACGGGGACCACGGTCCGAGCAGGCGGCGTGGACCTTCGCGTGGTGTCGGCTTACGTCCACCAAGCAGGCCCGCCGGCATCCCACTCCAAGCATCTACATCCAGAAGGCAAAACGGCCCCGCCGGAGCGGGCAAGGGACAGGAATTTCTCCATGACATCAATCAATGGGGACGACCATGAAGTGCTTCTAGATGGACATGCAGAGGAAGACGTCGAGGAATTCTACATTTGACGTGTAGCACTATTCTCCCCTCAGGGGCCCAGGACGAAACTGTGGACTATTTTTTAGACTGCATGGATGATGTCGTTGTTCTCTTTAGTTGTATTACGCAGGGCAGCGGTATTTTCTTCAACGTGTAGGTTCATATTTAAATAACTTCATTGTGTTTACACTTCATGTACAAGTTGAGCAAAACGTTTTGACAATATACGTTTGACAATAAAAACTTTAATTACTTTGGCCTGATGGAGAATTAACAGGGacagaaaaataatcaaataaaatagcTCCAATATATAATATTCATTCCGATCACACCAGAAAAGTACATtcactggacacttcattaggtacaattgtcaatcaaaagcgagtactgtattacaattggctgaattaatttttttacaccgCATATTATTGTGCTAATGCAATTAATAAAGTGCCCAGCGAGTGTAAACACATGATTATaagaatattcttttttttttttttttggcattgagGTCGCAACCTAGTGTATGGAAGTGCTCTGCTGCcctcttgtgtttgttttgtgactTGCACTTCCTCCTCAAGTTGTCCATCAGTTAGGATGAACTTAAAACCATGAGCTGAACATGGAGTCAACCTCAGGTGATTTGGCAGCTGTCAATCGTCCCTGTATAAATAAAACTCTCGAGTGGCAGAATCCACAGAGAGACATCATTTCATCCCTGGAATGATCCGACATTTTGCGAGTGGCACTCAGAATGATCCAACATTTAGTCTGTGTCACCGCAAGGTTCCATTTATGTCCAAGTGAACTTTTCAccattttgtcaacaaaatgttACGCCAATTTGTCAAGTTCATTGTAAGGTCTCACCGTTTTGTCATCCGCACTGGTCGTCAACCTCACTCAAAGATCCCAGCATTTCTTCAACCTCCTGCGAATGTTGCAACCGTCCATCTTGTCCACGCCACCATACTGTCGGGGCATTTCTTCATGGTCGCTGTGAGTCAGAGTGCTCCACCAGCTTCCCGAGCATGGCCAAGAAGGCCTGGTTAAAGGCGTTGGTTGCGTCCAGCTCCTGTCTCCTGAGAGCTTCCTCCGTCTCCCTGGATAGTCTCATCTCCTCCAGGGCCAGTTGGAAGTGTTCAGCCCGCTGCTCTAACTGAAGCTCCTGAAGGCGGATGGCGCGCTCCTGCTGCGCCTCCTCGACGCGGTGGTGAACCACATCGGTAGAGTGAATCTCGCGCAGGACAGCCACCAGGTCAGAGTCGCACGGCGTCCGCCGACGTCCATCTCGGGAAAAAACGAGAGGGTGAATAGTACAAACGAAATCCGCACACTGCAATTTTGGATGTATGTAGTTGCAGCTGCATGACTTACTGCGCTTTGGCGGTGAAAATTCCGGAACGCTGACATCATCGTCTTCTTCTACGTCGGAGTCCATCTCGGAGTGTTGTGAAAGGATGTGCATGGATTCTGGAGGCACCGCAGAGTCGCCTTTGGGGCTCATAGTGTTGTCCTCCAATGTAGGGCTTTCCAATGTTGGGCTCAACTCTTTAAGGAATTCGGTtgaatagttgttttttttttaacaaaaaaagtttaattcaTAGGAAATTATTAAAAAGAGATaaacatatgaaaaaaatgtaacctaCGTGAGAATTGTCCATTAAATAATTGAAACGGAAGTAAATTGGTTTAAGAGTGTCCAGCATACCGTCGGCGATGATGACTTCCAGGAAACTGGAGTCGTCCCTCAGGCGGTTGCCGTTGTCCCGGTCCCGGTGTCCATAGATGGCGTCCATATGTCCAAACCACTTCCAGCTCTTGCGGTTGGAGCCTCCGCGGCAATTGTTGTCCTTGATGGACCGGTAGTCGCTTTTGAGCTTCTTGAGCTTCTCGCGGCACTGGCGGAAGGTTCTCTCGTAACCGAACGAGGCCATTCGCTGGGCCAGTTCGCGGTACACTTTCTCGTTGCGAGTGCCGTCCAGCTCCACTTGAATCTTCTCGTCGGCCACCAGCATCAGAAACTGCGTCACCTCGCTAACCGACCACGGGATGGTCTTTTGCGGCGCCATGAAATATCACCGAAAGAAGGACGACGTGGAACAATTCGGCAGCGAACGGATTCGTAGTTGACTGGACTCCACTGGTGTAAATAATAATCGACAACAGTCGCGCGGTGATGACGTAAAgcgtagcttttttttccaccatacaCGACACTCACATGTTTTATTTGAGTCGTTTTTTGCTATATTTTAttaagttgtatttatttattcgttgtcatatttgtttatgttttaattttggtttaattacatttttatcgTTTTTGTATTCACAATTGTATCTTTTTAGTTAAGATTTGATTTCTTTAATTTACTATTATTTTATTCCTTTATTTAgtgtgttttttcatttttattttatttattattgtgccatgtttatttatttattccatttcTTTGTCCGTGGGTCAATTTGATTGATATATTTATCAAGtcttattcatttattccttGATTACGTTTGTCATTGAGTGAAATCAATAAATTCGTCACAGGGTCAAATGGTCACActggtgcaaaaaaaagaaaaaaagttaactgAACGGTAAACCAATAACTGAGTATCACATGAGGActtttgaaacatttgtttgaGAATGGTTGGACATTAGGGAGGCAGCGCTGCCCATTAAATATGTGTTGACGTTCCCACCCGGTTTCGGATTTGTCCTTACTCGTTCCCATGCTCCTTTTCTCGCCACGCTCTTGTCGCCGTGATGCGGGGCTGGCGTGGGGCAGCTCCACCACGTCTAATCCTCGGCGGCGTACCTGGCACATCTCGATTGCGATGCCGGCCCGCCGTCACCGGCCAGCGGTCACCCCTAATCCACCAGCATCTAGGCCACTCGGAACAATGTCGGTGCTTCCACCACAACTTTCGGTACTATAGCTTTAACACTTCCAAAACAGACCACTGTGTCTGATGTTTGTAAAACATGGTTCATTTAAGACTCTTCTGTGTTGATGAAAGCACACATACTTTACACTGATTAAGTCTTTGATGTTCATGAAAATATGTAGTTTAGGTTCCTTGAGGACTCAAGTGTCTTTGATGCTTATGAGAACATATATGTCAGGCTGAGGGAATACTTCACTGTCTTTGGTATTTATAAGGGCACATATTTGGAATTTACTGAGGGTTACATTGTCATTGACGTTCATatataaaaatgctttttttgtttgttgaagttACATATAACAaactaataaaacaacaaaagcaagtcAAAACGGTATTTTAAAACACAACTGACTCTCTGGCCATTTGCAAACGAGGACGAAAGTGTCTTTCGTGGTCATAAAAAACATGGATGTTTGGTTCATTTCAGACTTATTCAATGTGGTCAAAATCTGAGGATATTATGTCCTAAAATTCGTGTGAGCGAGCGTGTGCACATGTGTATGGAGTTGGAAGGGGATGAATGAACGGGAGGGCGGGGTCTTATTACTGGCCCCGCCCACCCGGCGCCTCCTTGCGGCCGCGAAGGACGGCGCGTACCCCCCAGCCGGCGGGTGGGCGGCTGGTACGGACGTCGCCGCCAGagtccgccaccgccgccggcggcagcagcagcagtagctcGGGGCCGAGGGTCCCCCCTTTTTAAGTGGTCTCATGACTCAGTGCGGGGAAACAGCGGACGACTGCGAGCAGGAAGCATCCCA
This window contains:
- the LOC127612208 gene encoding protein FAM124A isoform X2, which produces MEKNSAEDECVDSGAETAGSDYSPLSSTSSDVWMGDLQRDPFLVSVHLIADPGEGGVLQRAADSVLARLHPELQLFRVSERAAAFCERPRPKHHHGYQGGAPQPALAVILFLREGNGGGQELAHPPWRYHHSEVVSGGRRLGAPTTQDFFTLGSGTPLWALRRVRYGKGTLRLTLYCCHDNYAHTVRLYKLLLGRRLAHKKHDFCFLVVYANPHLEVQMAFRRLPRGRHPTPLDSSAVEVRVRDVGALVPLLPNACRPISDVRWQTQDYDGNKILLQVQAAHRRRCHHHPPHRTAPRRKVLHHQASLRSLPLCGEDDSYPEWFHPSEGQGRGVRSESLYSLPNLSSSPGPPSRSLQQKASLVPPFRLNVDALVGTEETDVDTGTTVRAGGVDLRVVSAYVHQAGPPASHSKHLHPEGKTAPPERARDRNFSMTSINGDDHEVLLDGHAEEDVEEFYI
- the tsn gene encoding translin yields the protein MSVSDMFSYIQGFLSADQDVREEIRKVVQVLEQTAREILTVVQSVHQPSGFKDIPDKCTKARELFGTVRTHIADLKTKFPVDQYYRFHEHWRFVLQRLTFLAAFVVYLESEALVTREEVAQILDIEVVRDKGFHLDVEDYLAGVLIMASELSRLAVNSVTAGDYNRPLRISNFINDLDSGFRLLNLKNDPLRKRYDGLKYDVKKIEEVVYDLSIRGLKSDQ
- the LOC127612211 gene encoding uncharacterized protein LOC127612211, giving the protein MAPQKTIPWSVSEVTQFLMLVADEKIQVELDGTRNEKVYRELAQRMASFGYERTFRQCREKLKKLKSDYRSIKDNNCRGGSNRKSWKWFGHMDAIYGHRDRDNGNRLRDDSSFLEVIIADELSPTLESPTLEDNTMSPKGDSAVPPESMHILSQHSEMDSDVEEDDDVSVPEFSPPKRNGRRRTPCDSDLVAVLREIHSTDVVHHRVEEAQQERAIRLQELQLEQRAEHFQLALEEMRLSRETEEALRRQELDATNAFNQAFLAMLGKLVEHSDSQRP
- the LOC127612208 gene encoding protein FAM124A isoform X3; translation: MNAWIREQKLQGDVWMGDLQRDPFLVSVHLIADPGEGGVLQRAADSVLARLHPELQLFRVSERAAAFCERPRPKHHHGYQGGAPQPALAVILFLREGNGGGQELAHPPWRYHHSEVVSGGRRLGAPTTQDFFTLGSGTPLWALRRVRYGKGTLRLTLYCCHDNYAHTVRLYKLLLGRRLAHKKHDFCFLVVYANPHLEVQMAFRRLPRGRHPTPLDSSAVEVRVRDVGALVPLLPNACRPISDVRWQTQDYDGNKILLQVQAAHRRRCHHHPPHRTAPRRKVLHHQASLRSLPLCGEDDSYPEWFHPSEGQGRGVRSESLYSLPNLSSSPGPPSRSLQQKASLVPPFRLNVDALVGTEETDVDTGTTVRAGGVDLRVVSAYVHQAGPPASHSKHLHPEGKTAPPERARDRNFSMTSINGDDHEVLLDGHAEEDVEEFYI
- the LOC127612208 gene encoding protein FAM124A isoform X1; the protein is MRGFGSRNCRILTNGPHEWSDYSPLSSTSSDVWMGDLQRDPFLVSVHLIADPGEGGVLQRAADSVLARLHPELQLFRVSERAAAFCERPRPKHHHGYQGGAPQPALAVILFLREGNGGGQELAHPPWRYHHSEVVSGGRRLGAPTTQDFFTLGSGTPLWALRRVRYGKGTLRLTLYCCHDNYAHTVRLYKLLLGRRLAHKKHDFCFLVVYANPHLEVQMAFRRLPRGRHPTPLDSSAVEVRVRDVGALVPLLPNACRPISDVRWQTQDYDGNKILLQVQAAHRRRCHHHPPHRTAPRRKVLHHQASLRSLPLCGEDDSYPEWFHPSEGQGRGVRSESLYSLPNLSSSPGPPSRSLQQKASLVPPFRLNVDALVGTEETDVDTGTTVRAGGVDLRVVSAYVHQAGPPASHSKHLHPEGKTAPPERARDRNFSMTSINGDDHEVLLDGHAEEDVEEFYI